One segment of Rhodothermales bacterium DNA contains the following:
- a CDS encoding ABC transporter ATP-binding protein yields MKKAATWREARALMWTHRHKLALGFVLMVINRLSGFVLPASSKYLIDDVLGAGKHELLVPIALAVAVATVIQAVTTFSLAQVISITAQAAIMDMRARVQAHVTRLPVRYFDGTKTGVLISRIMTDAEGIRNLVGTGIVQLVGGVFTAVLALGALFWLNWQLTAMMLVLLALFGGGMALAFNKLRPVFRERGEINADVTGRLSETLSGIRIVKAYGVEEREQSVFHDGVQRLFRNVKQSITGVSAISTFAGLIIGGIGILMFVVGGRAIIEESMTLGDFVLYIFLIGLLAAPIVQMASIGTQVSEAFAGLDRIRELMANPTEDQEDASLEPLDDVRGTIAFEDVRFSYEEGVPVLKGVTFAAEAGTTTALVGSSGSGKSTLVSLVMAFNRPDSGRILVDGRDLSSVKLKDFRRHLGVVLQENFLFDGTVADNIRFARPDASLEDVERVSRLAHCHTFISEFPEGYNTVVGERGIKLSGGQRQRIAIARAILADPRILILDEATSSLDSESEALIQAGFRQLRQGRTTFVIAHRLSTIRSADRILVLENGEIVEAGTHAELMAAGGRYRDLHDQQYKWEENLFINPGEDYVQTT; encoded by the coding sequence GTGAAGAAAGCTGCAACGTGGCGTGAAGCCCGCGCCCTCATGTGGACGCACCGCCACAAACTGGCCCTGGGGTTCGTGCTCATGGTCATCAACCGGCTCAGTGGCTTCGTGCTGCCGGCCAGTTCCAAATACCTGATTGATGACGTCCTCGGTGCGGGCAAGCATGAATTACTCGTTCCGATCGCCCTGGCCGTGGCCGTCGCCACCGTCATCCAGGCGGTGACCACCTTCTCCCTGGCCCAGGTCATCAGCATCACGGCGCAGGCGGCCATCATGGACATGCGCGCCCGGGTCCAGGCCCACGTCACCCGGCTGCCCGTCCGGTATTTTGATGGCACCAAGACCGGCGTGCTCATCTCCCGGATCATGACGGACGCTGAAGGCATCCGGAATCTGGTGGGCACCGGCATCGTGCAGCTGGTGGGCGGTGTCTTTACGGCCGTGCTGGCGCTCGGAGCCCTGTTCTGGCTGAACTGGCAGCTGACGGCCATGATGCTGGTCCTGCTGGCCCTGTTCGGAGGCGGCATGGCGTTGGCGTTCAACAAGTTGCGGCCGGTTTTCCGCGAGCGCGGCGAAATCAACGCGGACGTCACCGGCCGCTTGAGCGAGACGCTGAGTGGCATCCGGATCGTGAAGGCCTACGGTGTGGAGGAACGCGAGCAGTCGGTGTTCCATGACGGTGTCCAGCGCCTGTTCCGCAACGTCAAGCAGTCCATTACCGGCGTATCGGCCATTTCCACGTTCGCCGGCCTCATCATCGGAGGCATCGGAATCCTGATGTTCGTGGTGGGCGGCCGCGCCATCATCGAGGAGTCCATGACACTGGGCGACTTCGTGCTGTACATCTTCTTGATTGGCCTCCTGGCCGCACCCATTGTGCAGATGGCATCCATCGGCACCCAGGTTTCGGAGGCGTTTGCCGGCTTGGACCGCATCCGGGAGCTCATGGCAAATCCCACGGAAGACCAGGAAGATGCGTCGCTCGAGCCGCTCGACGACGTCCGTGGTACCATTGCGTTCGAGGATGTCCGGTTCAGCTACGAGGAAGGCGTGCCCGTTCTGAAGGGCGTGACGTTCGCTGCAGAAGCCGGCACGACGACGGCCCTGGTCGGGTCCAGTGGATCCGGCAAGAGTACGCTCGTGAGCCTCGTGATGGCCTTCAATCGGCCCGACAGCGGTCGCATCCTGGTGGACGGACGGGACCTGTCCTCCGTCAAGCTGAAGGATTTCCGTCGGCACCTGGGCGTCGTGCTGCAGGAAAACTTCCTGTTCGATGGCACGGTGGCCGACAACATCCGGTTTGCGCGGCCGGATGCCTCGCTCGAGGACGTCGAACGGGTATCCCGTCTGGCCCATTGCCATACGTTCATCTCCGAATTTCCCGAGGGATACAACACCGTGGTCGGCGAGCGCGGCATCAAGTTGTCGGGCGGGCAACGTCAGCGGATAGCCATCGCGCGGGCCATCCTGGCCGATCCCCGGATCCTGATCCTGGACGAGGCCACGTCCAGTCTGGATTCCGAGAGCGAGGCCCTCATCCAGGCCGGCTTCCGCCAGTTGCGCCAGGGCCGGACCACCTTCGTAATCGCGCACCGGCTCTCGACCATCCGTAGTGCAGATCGCATCCTGGTGTTGGAGAACGGCGAAATCGTGGAGGCAGGGACGCACGCCGAGCTCATGGCCGCAGGCGGCCGCTACCGCGACCTGCACGACCAGCAGTACAAGTGGGAGGAGAACCTCTTCATCAACCCCGGCGAGGACTACGTCCAGACGACGTGA
- a CDS encoding histone deacetylase family protein, translating into MYFIHHPDCLLHDVGAWHPERPARLNKIRDYLVATGRMGLMTVLEAPMVSEDAVLRVHTRAHVDRLERLAAHATADAPSVIDSDTMVTPSTMDAAGRAAGAVQHAVDRVLADAAAGGQNAHAFCAGRPPGHHATPTAAMGFCFLNNVAIGAAHAREAHQCQRVAIVDFDVHHGNGTEAFVAGRDGYLFLSVFQHPFYPPVPDAPPADNVIHVKLPAGTASAQYREAITTHLLPPLLAYQPDLLLLSSGFDGHAADPYADWNLHEDDYGWLTTRLLETTDCPVVSVLEGGYDLAALARSVAAHIDALL; encoded by the coding sequence ATGTATTTCATCCATCATCCCGACTGCCTGCTCCACGATGTGGGGGCGTGGCACCCCGAGCGGCCAGCCCGGCTCAACAAGATCCGGGACTACCTGGTAGCCACGGGTCGCATGGGTCTGATGACGGTGCTCGAAGCGCCCATGGTTTCAGAGGATGCGGTGCTCCGGGTGCACACGCGGGCGCATGTGGACCGGCTCGAACGACTGGCGGCGCACGCCACGGCGGATGCGCCGTCGGTGATTGATTCCGATACGATGGTGACGCCTTCGACGATGGATGCGGCGGGGCGGGCGGCCGGCGCCGTCCAGCACGCGGTGGACCGCGTGCTGGCGGATGCCGCCGCAGGCGGCCAAAACGCGCACGCGTTTTGCGCCGGCCGCCCCCCCGGCCACCACGCCACCCCGACCGCCGCCATGGGCTTCTGCTTCCTGAACAACGTGGCCATCGGCGCGGCCCATGCCCGCGAGGCCCACCAATGTCAGCGCGTGGCCATCGTGGACTTCGACGTGCATCACGGCAACGGCACCGAGGCCTTCGTCGCCGGAAGGGACGGGTACCTGTTCCTGAGTGTGTTCCAGCATCCGTTCTACCCGCCCGTGCCCGACGCGCCACCCGCCGACAATGTCATCCACGTCAAACTGCCCGCCGGAACCGCGAGCGCCCAATACCGGGAGGCCATCACGACGCATCTCCTGCCTCCGCTCCTGGCGTATCAACCGGATCTGCTCCTGCTGTCCTCTGGCTTCGACGGCCATGCCGCCGATCCGTATGCCGACTGGAACCTGCACGAGGACGACTACGGGTGGCTGACCACGCGCCTCCTGGAGACCACGGACTGCCCCGTGGTGAGTGTCCTTGAGGGCGGGTATGACCTGGCCGCGTTGGCCCGGTCGGTGGCCGCCCACATCGACGCGCTGCTGTAA
- a CDS encoding GNAT family N-acetyltransferase, whose product MQDWKSLYKDKVFTADAAVADMAHGRRVFIGSGAGEPQSLVRAMVDNPAVSDIEIVHIMTLGIAPYADPKHAGRFRHNAFFIGKNVRGAVARGDADYTPVFLSEIPRLFKNRRIAIDIALIQVSEPDEHGYCSYGVATDVVKSAAESARIVIAEVNANAPRALGDSFIHVNRIDRLVPCDDPLLEAPQGSPDELSKAIARNITGLIPNGATLQLGIGSIPDAVLHFLTGHRDLGIHTEMFSDGIIPLIEKGIITNNKKTLHAGKILASFVLGSRKLYDFIDNNPMVEFRPSEYTNDPFIVAQNRRMIAINSALEVDLTGQVCADSIGESFYSGFGGQVDFVRGASRAVEGKAIIALPSTASGGTISRIVPNLKPGAGVVTSRADVHYVVTEYGTAYLHGKTVRERALALIQVAHPKFRPWLMAEAKARRVVYADQIEMPFSTPQYPVDLEEEMVSSDGVKVCLRPIKATDEGQMREMFYSLSQNTIYHRFFSTVKAMPHEKLQEFLRVDYKDDMAMVATVGENEDSRIVAIGRYILNPRTNYAEIALLVADEHQGKGIGAALLRSLIFSARKAGITGFVADVLVDNKAMLTLFHRAFDQLESTLSDNVYTLTMTFD is encoded by the coding sequence ATGCAGGACTGGAAATCACTTTACAAAGACAAGGTATTCACGGCCGATGCCGCCGTGGCCGATATGGCACACGGGCGCCGGGTATTCATTGGCTCCGGTGCCGGCGAGCCGCAATCCCTGGTCCGGGCCATGGTCGACAATCCCGCGGTCAGTGACATCGAGATCGTCCACATCATGACGCTCGGCATTGCGCCATACGCCGACCCCAAGCATGCCGGTCGCTTCCGGCACAATGCGTTCTTTATTGGCAAGAACGTGCGTGGGGCCGTGGCGCGGGGCGATGCCGACTACACGCCGGTGTTCCTGTCGGAAATCCCGCGCTTGTTCAAGAACCGCCGGATAGCCATCGACATCGCGCTCATCCAGGTTTCGGAGCCGGACGAGCACGGGTATTGCAGCTACGGTGTGGCTACGGACGTGGTGAAGTCGGCGGCGGAGAGCGCCCGGATTGTGATTGCCGAAGTCAACGCGAACGCTCCCCGGGCGCTTGGAGACAGTTTCATCCACGTCAACCGTATTGACCGGCTGGTGCCCTGCGACGATCCGTTGTTGGAGGCACCGCAGGGCTCGCCGGATGAACTGTCGAAAGCCATTGCCCGCAACATCACGGGACTCATCCCGAACGGGGCGACGCTGCAGCTCGGCATCGGCTCCATTCCCGATGCCGTCCTGCACTTCCTGACGGGGCACCGCGACCTGGGCATCCACACCGAGATGTTCTCGGACGGCATCATCCCGCTGATCGAGAAGGGCATCATCACGAACAACAAGAAGACGCTGCATGCCGGGAAGATCCTGGCCAGTTTCGTACTGGGTTCGCGCAAGTTGTACGACTTCATCGACAACAACCCGATGGTCGAATTCCGGCCGAGTGAATACACGAACGATCCGTTCATTGTGGCCCAGAACCGCCGCATGATTGCCATCAACTCGGCGTTGGAGGTGGATTTGACGGGCCAGGTGTGCGCCGACTCCATCGGGGAGTCGTTCTACAGCGGATTCGGCGGCCAGGTGGACTTTGTCCGCGGTGCCAGTCGGGCTGTGGAAGGGAAGGCCATCATCGCGCTGCCGTCCACGGCTTCGGGCGGCACGATTTCCCGGATTGTGCCCAATCTGAAGCCGGGCGCAGGCGTTGTGACGTCGCGTGCCGACGTGCACTATGTGGTCACCGAGTACGGCACGGCATATTTGCACGGCAAGACGGTGCGCGAGCGGGCACTGGCACTCATCCAGGTGGCGCATCCCAAGTTTCGGCCGTGGCTCATGGCGGAGGCGAAAGCGCGCCGCGTGGTGTACGCCGACCAGATTGAAATGCCCTTCTCGACGCCGCAGTACCCCGTCGACCTGGAAGAGGAGATGGTGTCGAGCGACGGCGTGAAGGTCTGTCTGCGGCCCATCAAGGCCACCGACGAGGGGCAGATGCGGGAAATGTTCTACTCCCTGTCGCAGAACACCATCTACCATCGGTTTTTCAGCACGGTCAAGGCCATGCCGCATGAAAAGCTGCAGGAATTCCTGCGGGTGGACTACAAGGACGACATGGCCATGGTAGCGACGGTGGGCGAGAACGAGGACAGCCGGATTGTGGCCATTGGCCGCTACATCCTGAACCCCCGTACGAACTACGCCGAAATTGCCTTGCTGGTCGCCGACGAGCACCAGGGCAAGGGGATTGGCGCCGCGTTGCTTCGGAGCCTGATTTTCTCTGCCCGGAAGGCCGGAATCACGGGATTCGTCGCGGATGTGCTCGTGGACAACAAGGCCATGCTGACGCTCTTCCACCGGGCGTTCGACCAACTGGAGAGCACGCTCAGCGATAATGTGTATACGCTCACGATGACGTTCGACTAG
- a CDS encoding GNAT family N-acetyltransferase has product MCADVALRAMEAADASRLVELWEASVRASHTFLTEDDIAGLVPLVADALETALDVTVAVDEEGVILGFSGISGSKLEALFVDPAAMGHGVGGALMRHALDVCRVWRVDVNEGNPGALAFYRKYGFLVRSRSATDAQGRPFPILHMEL; this is encoded by the coding sequence ATGTGCGCTGACGTTGCGCTTCGGGCCATGGAGGCGGCCGATGCGTCGCGCCTGGTGGAACTCTGGGAGGCCTCGGTCCGTGCCTCGCACACGTTCCTTACGGAGGATGACATTGCCGGGCTCGTGCCGCTCGTGGCCGATGCCCTCGAGACCGCGCTGGATGTGACGGTGGCGGTCGATGAGGAGGGAGTGATCCTGGGTTTTTCAGGGATCTCGGGGTCAAAGCTGGAGGCGCTGTTCGTGGATCCGGCCGCAATGGGACACGGCGTCGGTGGGGCGCTCATGCGACACGCGCTGGACGTGTGCCGGGTCTGGCGGGTGGACGTGAACGAAGGGAATCCTGGCGCGCTGGCCTTCTACCGGAAGTATGGATTTCTGGTGCGGTCGCGATCGGCCACGGATGCGCAAGGTCGCCCTTTCCCCATCCTGCACATGGAACTGTAG
- a CDS encoding permease-like cell division protein FtsX, which translates to MISYTLREGLAGLNRARFSTAASVLSMTVALVLLGLFAIVSWEARTVSTWLKQRVGEVELFLEETSEANALALQARAEVVPGVEEATFISKEQAQLIFRQEFGEEANVYFDAAFLPASIRVRVEPDYANADSLSRLVEEFRSWNRVDEVIFNQPLLVKVQTNVRLISMIGAALGILVIFASMVLVANTIRLTIYARRLMIRTMRLVGATDGFIRKPFLVEGIVQGVVAAALALLVLAALYAAMRLYIPQMTAISVMLRVSFSVLLVLTGIFVGWTGSVLAVGRFIKGDVR; encoded by the coding sequence ATGATTTCCTACACCCTGCGCGAAGGTCTGGCCGGATTGAACCGGGCGCGGTTTTCAACCGCGGCCTCGGTGCTGTCCATGACCGTCGCGCTGGTTCTGCTGGGGTTGTTCGCCATCGTGTCGTGGGAAGCCCGGACCGTGAGTACGTGGCTCAAGCAGCGCGTGGGTGAGGTGGAGCTGTTCCTGGAGGAGACGTCGGAGGCGAACGCCCTGGCGTTGCAGGCCCGTGCCGAGGTGGTCCCCGGTGTGGAGGAAGCTACGTTCATTTCGAAGGAGCAGGCCCAACTCATCTTCCGGCAGGAGTTCGGGGAGGAGGCGAACGTGTATTTCGATGCGGCCTTCCTGCCCGCCTCCATCCGCGTCCGCGTGGAACCGGACTATGCCAACGCCGACAGCCTGTCGCGTCTGGTTGAGGAATTCCGGTCCTGGAACCGGGTCGATGAGGTGATTTTCAACCAGCCGTTGCTGGTCAAGGTGCAGACGAACGTGCGCCTGATATCCATGATCGGCGCCGCCCTCGGGATCCTGGTGATTTTTGCGTCCATGGTGCTGGTGGCCAATACCATCCGACTGACCATCTATGCCCGGCGTCTCATGATCCGGACCATGCGTTTGGTGGGGGCGACCGACGGGTTCATCCGCAAGCCGTTCCTGGTGGAGGGGATTGTCCAGGGTGTGGTCGCCGCCGCCCTGGCGTTGTTGGTATTGGCGGCGCTCTACGCTGCCATGCGCCTGTACATTCCGCAGATGACCGCGATTTCGGTGATGCTGCGCGTGTCGTTCTCCGTGTTGTTGGTGTTGACCGGTATTTTCGTGGGATGGACGGGCAGCGTATTGGCCGTGGGTCGATTCATCAAAGGCGATGTGCGCTGA
- a CDS encoding M14 family zinc carboxypeptidase, whose product MTPTLFPTRFLTGLALFALLVAAPAAAQDSTQNPADAPVLLPPHFQFSPDTPRNPDVPSPEAFLGYAPGANYTFHADMVAYVRTLAASSDRVTMDVFGTTYEDRPMPVLWVTSAANHARLEEIRQANARLADPATPTAERDAILADNPVIVWLSYNVHGNEASSTETAMQVAWHLASATDAGTGALLEDVVVIIVPSMNPDGRDRYVYWYRSVASKQLRLDASDLEHDEPWPGGRSNHYWFDLNRDWTWLVHPESRGRIDVYQQWLPQVHTDYHEQGFNANYFTMPGQSPRNLNLPDAYDNWADLFGRANAEAFDRAQVNYFTREAFDFFYPGYGSSYPSLFGAIGMLTEQGGHSRGGRAVETDDGYVLTLRQRIFDHYETSLATIEAAVENRRALLDYFVAFHDPARRTTRTTAYWLPDDQGNGYLYEVLNTLLKHGVTVERTTAAATVRDAHDYRTGTPSARSFDAGTYVVRTDQADHIFIETLMQRRMEIEDSVMYDMSTWSVPLAYNLDAAWSESDIRVATERVAEAPRVAGRVEGGEAGYAYVIDWAQRHAPKALAALWRADYRVRSVTKPFTFEGTTWSRGSLVVLMGRNRERADRIHADMQRIARETGVRIQAFQTGRMDEGIDLASGSSRPVEEPKVALLVDEGVSSLTAGQLWFLFDQWTEFGVDRIRTGSFPSLDLTEYDVVLLAGGSYSAVLDSTQTERLSAWVRAGGTLVATESATSFAVSSGLVDAKWAPAPKPDSSSGLKDRYYTPYEARSDSSGLRRVPGAAMLGQLDATHPLAFGVGESLYSIKFNADALVPSDRLQTVGWYAKNPDDVLISGYASGENTRRIAGHAFAAVQTSGSGRVVLLVDNTQYRLFWVGPARLVQNAVMLMPGM is encoded by the coding sequence ATGACCCCGACCCTTTTTCCGACCCGGTTCCTGACGGGACTCGCGCTGTTTGCACTTCTGGTGGCTGCACCGGCCGCTGCACAGGATTCAACACAGAATCCGGCCGACGCGCCGGTGCTCCTGCCTCCCCATTTCCAGTTCAGTCCGGACACGCCGCGCAACCCGGACGTGCCATCCCCCGAAGCCTTCCTGGGCTATGCGCCGGGTGCGAACTACACGTTCCATGCCGACATGGTGGCGTATGTCCGGACGCTCGCAGCGTCGTCGGACCGGGTGACCATGGACGTGTTCGGGACGACGTACGAAGACCGGCCGATGCCGGTGCTGTGGGTGACGAGCGCGGCCAACCACGCACGCTTGGAGGAAATCCGCCAGGCGAACGCGCGATTGGCCGATCCGGCCACGCCGACCGCCGAGCGCGACGCCATCCTGGCCGACAACCCGGTCATCGTGTGGCTGTCGTACAACGTGCACGGAAATGAAGCCTCCAGCACGGAGACGGCCATGCAGGTGGCGTGGCATCTGGCCTCGGCGACGGACGCCGGGACCGGAGCGCTCCTGGAGGACGTGGTGGTCATCATCGTGCCCAGCATGAATCCCGACGGTCGGGACCGGTACGTGTACTGGTACCGTTCGGTGGCCAGCAAGCAATTGCGGCTGGATGCGTCCGATCTGGAGCATGATGAGCCCTGGCCGGGTGGCCGCAGCAACCACTACTGGTTCGACCTGAACCGGGACTGGACCTGGCTGGTGCATCCGGAGTCGCGCGGCCGGATTGACGTGTACCAGCAATGGTTGCCGCAGGTGCACACGGACTATCACGAACAGGGCTTCAACGCCAATTATTTCACCATGCCGGGGCAGTCGCCGCGGAATCTGAACCTGCCGGACGCCTATGACAACTGGGCCGACCTGTTCGGACGAGCCAACGCCGAGGCCTTCGACCGGGCGCAGGTGAATTACTTCACGCGCGAAGCCTTCGACTTTTTCTATCCAGGCTACGGTTCGTCCTATCCGAGTTTGTTCGGGGCCATCGGTATGCTCACCGAGCAGGGAGGACACAGCCGCGGCGGCCGGGCGGTCGAGACCGACGACGGATACGTGTTGACGCTGCGCCAGCGTATTTTCGACCATTACGAGACGTCGCTGGCGACCATCGAGGCGGCCGTGGAAAACCGCCGTGCGCTGCTGGATTATTTCGTGGCGTTCCACGATCCGGCGCGCCGCACGACACGGACCACCGCCTACTGGCTGCCGGACGACCAGGGCAACGGGTATCTGTACGAGGTCCTGAATACACTCCTGAAGCACGGTGTCACGGTGGAACGGACCACGGCGGCGGCCACGGTCCGGGATGCGCATGATTACCGGACGGGGACACCGTCCGCGCGCTCGTTCGACGCCGGAACGTATGTGGTCCGGACGGACCAGGCCGACCACATCTTCATTGAAACGCTCATGCAGCGACGGATGGAAATCGAGGACAGCGTGATGTACGACATGTCCACGTGGTCCGTCCCGCTGGCCTACAACCTGGATGCCGCGTGGTCCGAGTCGGACATTCGTGTGGCGACCGAGCGCGTTGCGGAAGCGCCCCGGGTGGCTGGCCGGGTGGAAGGTGGCGAGGCCGGGTATGCCTACGTCATCGACTGGGCGCAGCGGCATGCGCCGAAGGCCCTGGCCGCGCTCTGGCGCGCCGACTACCGGGTACGTTCGGTTACCAAACCCTTCACGTTCGAAGGGACGACGTGGTCACGGGGATCGCTCGTCGTGCTCATGGGCCGCAACCGGGAGCGCGCGGACCGCATCCATGCCGACATGCAGCGGATTGCCCGTGAGACGGGAGTCCGCATCCAGGCCTTCCAAACCGGTCGCATGGACGAAGGCATCGATCTGGCGTCCGGCAGTTCAAGACCGGTGGAAGAGCCGAAAGTGGCCCTCCTGGTGGATGAGGGCGTCTCCTCCCTCACTGCCGGACAATTGTGGTTCCTGTTCGACCAGTGGACGGAGTTCGGGGTGGACCGGATCCGGACCGGATCGTTCCCATCGCTGGACCTGACGGAATACGATGTCGTACTCCTGGCCGGTGGCAGTTACAGCGCGGTCCTGGACAGCACGCAGACGGAGCGCCTGTCGGCGTGGGTCCGTGCGGGCGGGACGCTGGTGGCCACCGAAAGTGCCACGTCGTTTGCCGTGTCATCCGGCCTGGTCGATGCGAAATGGGCACCGGCTCCCAAGCCTGACTCGTCGTCCGGCCTGAAGGACCGCTACTACACGCCGTACGAAGCGCGGTCCGATTCGTCGGGGCTGCGCCGGGTGCCCGGTGCCGCCATGCTGGGACAACTGGATGCAACGCATCCGCTGGCGTTCGGGGTCGGCGAATCGCTCTACTCCATCAAGTTCAATGCCGATGCGCTGGTCCCGTCGGATCGGTTGCAGACGGTGGGCTGGTATGCGAAAAATCCGGACGATGTCCTGATTTCCGGATACGCCTCGGGTGAGAATACCCGCCGCATTGCCGGGCATGCCTTCGCCGCCGTGCAGACGTCCGGGAGCGGGCGGGTCGTGCTGCTCGTGGACAACACCCAGTACCGACTGTTCTGGGTCGGGCCGGCGCGACTCGTCCAGAATGCCGTCATGCTCATGCCGGGAATGTAA
- a CDS encoding T9SS type A sorting domain-containing protein, with translation MRRWWTIVVLWGVGSAVTPAELAGQAAVPFVDDTMEEICPVQQVMATHVSGEGVVFGPVRGRRGVVSSLSYRTPRFTARGTAPARVFLQSPMEGDAQEVTLERLHGDATALDGQFVRARSDVLDRNRDAAPGKDGQADFRYDPVLDSIRDCPLNAEVCPHFDAVNLYWHVDRFAAEYWVARMGLDIDFQAEATAHIIGDGGFADAPTLRMKVAAGEIFMKNGALSDDLIYHEYTHLVTADLGWVLTTESTTQERALSEGYADYFAATYTDDPVFGEWIVTCPPRNDCEGPENDTDLRRLDLPADVWNWGFGAPDATLQYGFCLRYHTGDRKCKASFNNYTEVYVWAIIWGNLLWDMRSAVGAEASDRIALEAVRRHDVGLTFETAAADLLAAEQVLYGGQYETELRAVLLGRGVEPAAVVGLEPAAPPNRPALAGIYPLPARDRITVEGGTPLSIHDVMGRTVWRGASDGAAATVDVSTLPPGWYAVRIASSGNVHIKPLLIVR, from the coding sequence ATGCGCAGATGGTGGACCATAGTGGTGCTTTGGGGTGTGGGCTCGGCGGTGACTCCCGCGGAGTTGGCAGGGCAGGCCGCGGTCCCTTTCGTGGATGACACTATGGAGGAGATCTGCCCGGTTCAGCAGGTCATGGCCACGCACGTGTCGGGTGAGGGCGTGGTGTTCGGGCCGGTCCGGGGCAGAAGGGGAGTCGTGAGCAGCCTGTCGTACCGCACGCCCCGGTTCACGGCGCGAGGTACGGCGCCGGCCCGTGTCTTCCTGCAGAGTCCCATGGAAGGGGATGCGCAGGAGGTCACGCTGGAGCGCCTGCATGGCGATGCCACGGCACTCGACGGCCAGTTTGTGCGGGCCCGCAGCGACGTGCTGGACCGAAACCGCGACGCGGCACCCGGCAAGGACGGGCAGGCCGATTTCCGCTACGATCCCGTCCTGGACAGCATCCGCGACTGTCCTTTGAACGCGGAGGTCTGTCCACATTTCGATGCCGTGAACCTGTACTGGCACGTGGACCGGTTCGCGGCGGAGTATTGGGTGGCCCGGATGGGTTTGGATATTGATTTCCAGGCGGAGGCCACGGCGCACATCATCGGGGACGGCGGTTTCGCGGATGCGCCGACGCTCCGTATGAAGGTCGCCGCCGGGGAGATCTTCATGAAGAACGGCGCCCTGTCGGACGATCTCATCTACCACGAATACACCCATCTGGTGACCGCCGACCTCGGCTGGGTCCTCACGACGGAATCAACCACCCAGGAGCGCGCCCTGAGTGAAGGCTATGCGGACTATTTCGCGGCCACGTACACAGACGATCCGGTGTTCGGGGAATGGATTGTGACCTGTCCGCCGCGGAACGACTGTGAGGGGCCCGAAAACGATACGGACCTGCGCCGGCTCGACCTGCCGGCCGATGTCTGGAACTGGGGGTTCGGCGCTCCGGATGCGACCCTGCAGTATGGTTTTTGTCTCAGGTACCATACGGGCGATCGCAAGTGCAAGGCCTCGTTCAACAACTACACGGAGGTGTACGTGTGGGCCATCATCTGGGGCAACCTTCTGTGGGACATGCGCTCGGCGGTAGGCGCGGAGGCATCCGACCGGATTGCCCTCGAAGCGGTGCGCCGGCACGACGTGGGGCTGACGTTCGAAACGGCGGCGGCCGATCTGCTCGCGGCCGAGCAGGTGCTTTACGGAGGACAGTATGAGACGGAGCTTCGCGCGGTGCTCCTGGGCCGCGGCGTGGAGCCGGCCGCCGTTGTCGGGCTTGAGCCCGCCGCGCCCCCGAACCGCCCAGCGCTTGCCGGGATCTATCCCCTGCCCGCCCGGGACCGGATAACCGTCGAGGGCGGCACGCCGCTGTCCATCCACGACGTCATGGGCCGCACGGTGTGGCGCGGCGCATCGGATGGCGCAGCGGCCACGGTGGATGTGTCCACGCTGCCGCCGGGATGGTACGCCGTGCGCATCGCATCTTCCGGAAACGTGCACATCAAACCCCTGCTCATCGTTCGGTGA
- a CDS encoding asparaginase domain-containing protein produces the protein MTLHIITTGGTIDKVYFDAKSDYTIGEPMIVDILRTANALMDFEVTPLFQKDSLEITDEDREQIVRTVAESPHKHILITHGTDTMVDTQDALAGVAEDRTIVLVGSLSPARFKGSDAEFNIGFAIGAVQTLPPGAYIAMNGCVFPRGTVRKNRAENRFETL, from the coding sequence ATGACCCTGCATATCATCACGACCGGCGGCACGATTGACAAGGTGTATTTCGACGCCAAGTCGGACTATACCATCGGCGAGCCGATGATCGTGGACATCCTGCGCACGGCCAACGCGCTCATGGACTTCGAGGTGACGCCGCTCTTCCAGAAGGACAGCCTGGAAATCACGGACGAGGACCGCGAACAGATCGTCCGGACGGTCGCCGAGAGCCCCCACAAGCACATCCTGATTACGCACGGCACCGACACGATGGTCGATACGCAGGATGCCCTTGCCGGCGTCGCCGAGGACCGGACCATCGTGCTGGTCGGATCGCTGAGTCCCGCCCGTTTCAAGGGATCCGATGCGGAGTTCAACATCGGATTCGCCATCGGGGCGGTCCAGACGCTGCCGCCGGGCGCCTACATCGCCATGAACGGATGCGTCTTCCCGAGGGGTACGGTCCGCAAGAACCGGGCAGAGAACCGGTTTGAGACGCTTTAG